A single Mangifera indica cultivar Alphonso chromosome 20, CATAS_Mindica_2.1, whole genome shotgun sequence DNA region contains:
- the LOC123204636 gene encoding LOW QUALITY PROTEIN: organic cation/carnitine transporter 1 (The sequence of the model RefSeq protein was modified relative to this genomic sequence to represent the inferred CDS: inserted 1 base in 1 codon), with protein MLPGSLHRSSRPWRGQVGQYGLFFFTAGFLSLPMIAYSTRTCWRTLYKILSLFPIIYSIVFLPFVSESPRWLXVMGRSKEALDVLKNFARLNGKKLPSNLSLANPNKTGCDEDPAERSAAGADESLWRTKWAAQRMILVMVTGFGVGFVYYGIQLNVENLNFDLYLSVAFNGLMEIPAVIIGTILLSFTNRRSLFSQSAFLAGVSCLLCIIFSNNGGQNRTHGGSRAQLTIEAIGFMAASTAFDVLYIYSVELFPTNVRNLAVSFLRQALMLGASVSPLLVVLGGLSPSLSFLIFGGFAILSGVLSL; from the exons ATGCTGCCTGGTTCTCTCCACAGAAGCAGTCGGCCATGGCGCGGCCAAGTTGGGCAGTACGGCCTTTTCTTCTTCACAGCCGGCTTTCTTTCGCTTCCCATGATAGCTTATTCAACAAGAACCTGTTGGAGGACACTTTACAAGATTCTATCCCTTTTCCCTATCATTTACTCCATCGTCTTTCTCCCTTTTGTATCTGAATCGCCTCGGTGGC CCGTCATGGGGCGAAGCAAAGAAGCTCTGGACGTGTTGAAAAACTTTGCCAGGCTTAATGGGAAGAAGCTGCCATCGAATTTGAGCCTCGCCAATCCGAACAAGACTGGATGCGATGAAG ACCCTGCAGAAAGATCGGCGGCTGGTGCAGACGAGAGCTTGTGGAGGACAAAATGGGCGGCTCAGAGAATGATTTTGGTTATGGTTACAGGATTTGGAGTTGGGTTTGTTTATTACGGGATTCAACTGAACGTTGAAAACCTCAACTTCGATCTCTACTTGTCAGTTGCCTTCAATGGATTAATGGAGATTCCTGCAGTCATCATTGGAACCATTCTCTTGAGCTTCACCAACAGGCGTTCTCTCTTTTCACAATCCGCATTTCTAGCCGGAGTCTCCTGCCTTCTCTGCATAATTTTCTCCAACAATGGCGGCCAAAACCGAACACATGGAG GTAGTCGGGCTCAACTCACCATTGAAGCAATTGGGTTCATGGCAGCTTCAACCGCCTTCGATGTTTTGTACATTTACAGCGTCGAGCTCTTCCCCACCAATGTCAGGAACTTGGCAGTGTCGTTTCTGAGGCAGGCGTTGATGTTGGGGGCTTCAGTTTCGCCGTTGCTGGTTGTTCTTGGCGGGCTGAGTCCCTCTCTTTCGTTTCTCATATTTGGTGGGTTTGCAATATTGAGTGGAGTTCTGAGCTTGTAG